The proteins below come from a single Papaver somniferum cultivar HN1 chromosome 11, ASM357369v1, whole genome shotgun sequence genomic window:
- the LOC113322173 gene encoding protein LATERAL ROOT PRIMORDIUM 1-like isoform X2, with the protein MGMVGLRSSDVLFVAPATSFQQHQQNHHDHQDPFYAHDHHHQQQQNPMNNSGNNNNSSTALGIGVIPLLTTTGSTQLWQNQQTHHNVNYPVVKKPVLINYENSLNQSNISIFSNNNNNHGAGNVTIAGFAGGADAGNNANLSMISSSSTKTCHDCGNQAKKDCSHNRCRTCCKSRGYDCSTHIKSTWVSASRRRDRQLISPLGNDDQQQGDVGGGTSSGSTSGVKKPRLVPSQNQTASHTSTSNNNTPPRSFDTSSSHHHQDPSFREALPKQVKAPAAFKCVRVSPIGDGEEEIAYQAIVKIGGHVFKGFLYNKGIVSGNEGLPNISELHLGGSGKNWPSSSQIIDHSDVYGGAATGLLGSGVRVWERV; encoded by the exons ATGGGTATGGTGGGATTAAGAAGTAGTGATGTTCTTTTTGTTGCTCCTGCAACATCATTTCAGCAACATCAACAAAATCATCATGATCATCAAGATCCATTCTATGCtcatgatcatcatcatcaacaacaacaaaatcccatGAACAATTCAGGAAACAACAACAATTCTTCAACGGCTCTAGGAATCGGTGTTATACCCCTTCTTACTACAACTGGGTCTACACAATTATGGCAAAATCAACAAACCCATCATAATGTGAATTACCCTGTTGTTAAAAAACCCGTCTTGATCAATTATGAAAACTCTCTTAATCAATCCAATATTAGTATAtttagtaataataataacaaccatGGAGCTGGTAATGTTACTATTGCTGGTTTTGCTGGTGGTGCTGATGCTGGGAACAATGCTAATTTATCAatgatatcatcatcatcaacaaaaaccTGTCATGATTGTGGAAATCAAGCTAAGAAAGATTGTAGTCATAACCGTTGTAGAACTTGTTGCAAGAGCCGTGGGTATGATTGTTCTACTCATATCAAGAGTACTTGGGTCTCAGCATCTCGGCGTCGTGATCGTCAGTTGATTTCTCCTTTAGGAAATGATGATCAACAGCAAGGTGATGTTGGTGGTGGTACTTCTTCTGGGTCTACTTCTGGTGTTAAGAAACCGAGACTAGTTCCATCTCAGAATCAAACTGCATCTCATACTTCTACTTCTAATAATAATACTCCACCTAGAAGCTTTGATACCAGCTCTAGTCACCATCACCAAG ATCCAAGCTTTCGAGAAGCATTGCCGAAGCAAGTCAAAGCACCGGCAGCGTTTAAGTGTGTACGTGTGTCACCAATTGGGGATGGGGAAGAAGAGATAGCGTACCAAGCTATTGTAAAGATTGGTGGGCATGTGTTCAAAGGATTTCTGTATAATAAAGGAATAGTGAGTGGTAATGAAGGTCTTCCAAACATATCCGAGTTGCATTTGGGGGGTAGTGGAAAAAATTGGCCTTCTTCATCACAAATTATAGATCATTCTGATGTATATGGTGGAGCTGCGACTGGATTGCTTGGATCTGGAG TTAGAGTATGGGAGAGAGTTTAG
- the LOC113322173 gene encoding protein LATERAL ROOT PRIMORDIUM 1-like isoform X1, protein MGMVGLRSSDVLFVAPATSFQQHQQNHHDHQDPFYAHDHHHQQQQNPMNNSGNNNNSSTALGIGVIPLLTTTGSTQLWQNQQTHHNVNYPVVKKPVLINYENSLNQSNISIFSNNNNNHGAGNVTIAGFAGGADAGNNANLSMISSSSTKTCHDCGNQAKKDCSHNRCRTCCKSRGYDCSTHIKSTWVSASRRRDRQLISPLGNDDQQQGDVGGGTSSGSTSGVKKPRLVPSQNQTASHTSTSNNNTPPRSFDTSSSHHHQDPSFREALPKQVKAPAAFKCVRVSPIGDGEEEIAYQAIVKIGGHVFKGFLYNKGIVSGNEGLPNISELHLGGSGKNWPSSSQIIDHSDVYGGAATGLLGSGGMSFRIPAIN, encoded by the exons ATGGGTATGGTGGGATTAAGAAGTAGTGATGTTCTTTTTGTTGCTCCTGCAACATCATTTCAGCAACATCAACAAAATCATCATGATCATCAAGATCCATTCTATGCtcatgatcatcatcatcaacaacaacaaaatcccatGAACAATTCAGGAAACAACAACAATTCTTCAACGGCTCTAGGAATCGGTGTTATACCCCTTCTTACTACAACTGGGTCTACACAATTATGGCAAAATCAACAAACCCATCATAATGTGAATTACCCTGTTGTTAAAAAACCCGTCTTGATCAATTATGAAAACTCTCTTAATCAATCCAATATTAGTATAtttagtaataataataacaaccatGGAGCTGGTAATGTTACTATTGCTGGTTTTGCTGGTGGTGCTGATGCTGGGAACAATGCTAATTTATCAatgatatcatcatcatcaacaaaaaccTGTCATGATTGTGGAAATCAAGCTAAGAAAGATTGTAGTCATAACCGTTGTAGAACTTGTTGCAAGAGCCGTGGGTATGATTGTTCTACTCATATCAAGAGTACTTGGGTCTCAGCATCTCGGCGTCGTGATCGTCAGTTGATTTCTCCTTTAGGAAATGATGATCAACAGCAAGGTGATGTTGGTGGTGGTACTTCTTCTGGGTCTACTTCTGGTGTTAAGAAACCGAGACTAGTTCCATCTCAGAATCAAACTGCATCTCATACTTCTACTTCTAATAATAATACTCCACCTAGAAGCTTTGATACCAGCTCTAGTCACCATCACCAAG ATCCAAGCTTTCGAGAAGCATTGCCGAAGCAAGTCAAAGCACCGGCAGCGTTTAAGTGTGTACGTGTGTCACCAATTGGGGATGGGGAAGAAGAGATAGCGTACCAAGCTATTGTAAAGATTGGTGGGCATGTGTTCAAAGGATTTCTGTATAATAAAGGAATAGTGAGTGGTAATGAAGGTCTTCCAAACATATCCGAGTTGCATTTGGGGGGTAGTGGAAAAAATTGGCCTTCTTCATCACAAATTATAGATCATTCTGATGTATATGGTGGAGCTGCGACTGGATTGCTTGGATCTGGAGGTATGAGTTTCAGAATACCTGCCATAAAttaa